The following proteins are co-located in the Gloeocapsa sp. PCC 7428 genome:
- a CDS encoding DUF445 domain-containing protein yields the protein MDWSNLWFYAAPPVLGGIIGYFTNDIAIKMLFRPYRAIYIGRNRLPFTPGLIPRNQERLAKRVADTIMGSLLTPEELQNLARRLLQPERVQAGILWLLRLALDQIRLDKEQKTAKITANILKDLLGQSLPRLLKVLARREDFLEAQTNQIFDQVLLEFQLSDEQATKLADWLLQVVLPPDVIRQLLVDFLTDRTIQTIDEGFREKASGTYWVVANLFGLRNTLTRLRSYCLDEREAANDRIQELTRSLDVRNRLKTWLKNLSLQNLPVSTVRQLRKTIRDTIRSYLQTRGGEVLQGLSDSLDWENIASLLLNRLRNSAAVTTSLDVVSKELALILERYLERDLENIVAQAIPILSIDQVIVDRVKSTSAADLETAVEGIVKNELQAIVNLGGVLGFVVGSLQTLFLILRNF from the coding sequence TTGGACTGGTCTAACCTTTGGTTTTATGCAGCACCTCCTGTACTCGGAGGAATTATTGGCTATTTTACGAACGACATAGCCATTAAGATGCTCTTTCGTCCCTACCGAGCAATCTATATCGGTCGAAATCGTTTACCGTTTACCCCAGGTTTAATTCCGCGCAACCAAGAACGGTTAGCAAAGCGGGTTGCAGACACAATTATGGGGTCCCTGCTGACGCCAGAAGAATTGCAAAATTTAGCACGGCGCTTACTGCAACCCGAACGCGTGCAGGCTGGTATTTTGTGGCTGCTACGATTAGCCTTAGATCAAATTCGCCTTGACAAAGAGCAGAAAACTGCAAAAATTACGGCAAATATCCTCAAAGATTTGCTTGGTCAATCTTTACCACGTTTACTCAAAGTTTTAGCGCGACGCGAAGATTTTTTAGAAGCGCAAACGAATCAGATTTTCGATCAAGTACTCCTTGAGTTTCAACTGAGCGACGAACAAGCGACTAAACTCGCAGACTGGTTATTACAAGTTGTTTTACCACCCGACGTGATTCGTCAGCTTTTAGTTGACTTTCTCACCGATCGCACAATTCAAACGATTGATGAAGGCTTTCGCGAAAAAGCCAGCGGAACTTACTGGGTTGTTGCTAATTTATTCGGTTTACGTAATACCTTAACGCGCCTCAGAAGTTACTGCTTAGACGAAAGAGAAGCCGCAAACGATCGCATCCAAGAATTAACTCGCTCATTAGACGTTCGTAACCGCCTCAAAACTTGGTTAAAAAATCTGTCTTTACAAAACTTACCTGTCTCGACAGTACGCCAGCTACGCAAAACGATCCGCGATACGATTCGCAGCTATTTACAAACGCGTGGCGGTGAAGTTCTGCAAGGCTTAAGCGATTCGCTTGATTGGGAAAACATTGCGAGTCTCCTGTTAAACCGTCTGCGTAATTCAGCAGCAGTAACGACTTCGCTCGATGTTGTCAGCAAAGAACTGGCATTAATTTTAGAACGCTACCTAGAACGCGATTTAGAAAATATTGTGGCGCAGGCAATTCCAATTTTGTCAATCGATCAAGTGATTGTTGATCGTGTTAAATCAACTTCCGCAGCGGATCTCGAAACCGCAGTCGAAGGAATTGTTAAAAATGAACTACAAGCAATTGTTAATTTAGGTGGAGTTTTAGGATTTGTCGTCGGTTCGCTACAAACCCTATTTTTGATCTTGCGTAATTTCTAG